A DNA window from Actinomadura coerulea contains the following coding sequences:
- a CDS encoding 2'-5' RNA ligase family protein, which translates to MSPLPTRMINRWENREEPGPGRGTLYWHILVGDHAEARDLAKTAQKRLAGFQGLHMTPTEWLHITTLVVGSTDEITTMQQQDMLAAASELLAEIAPIDVTLGRIFYHPEAIAAEVHPIDPLRKIRNAVQTATLKVTSREGRTEGPTQWAPHMTLAYSETEQPAAPLITALGRELSTIRSFKINEVTLVDQQGPERNWNWHPVGSASCLGHR; encoded by the coding sequence ATGAGCCCCCTGCCCACACGCATGATCAACCGCTGGGAGAACCGCGAGGAGCCCGGCCCCGGACGGGGCACCCTCTATTGGCACATCCTCGTAGGCGACCACGCCGAAGCCCGCGACCTCGCCAAGACCGCACAGAAGCGACTCGCCGGCTTCCAGGGCCTCCACATGACACCAACCGAGTGGCTCCACATCACCACTCTCGTAGTCGGCTCTACCGACGAGATCACCACCATGCAGCAACAAGACATGCTCGCCGCCGCTTCCGAACTCCTCGCCGAAATCGCTCCCATCGACGTAACGCTCGGCCGAATCTTCTATCACCCCGAGGCGATCGCCGCTGAGGTCCATCCCATAGACCCTTTGAGGAAGATTCGCAACGCCGTCCAGACGGCCACACTAAAAGTGACAAGTCGCGAAGGCCGCACTGAGGGCCCCACCCAATGGGCCCCACACATGACACTCGCCTACAGCGAAACCGAGCAACCCGCCGCGCCACTCATCACTGCACTCGGCCGAGAATTGTCGACCATTCGCTCATTCAAGATCAACGAAGTAACTCTTGTCGACCAGCAAGGCCCAGAACGCAACTGGAACTGGCACCCAGTAGGAAGCGCTTCTTGTCTCGGCCACCGCTAA
- a CDS encoding ATP-dependent nuclease: MFLRRVEIENFRGIDEFKAKDLKDLVVIAGPNGCGKSCVLDAIRLLKSVYGGYQDNEWQMWFGEFGIDISNFEGLSRLFRNKERPVVIEVDFELTENERNYLQNNVENLLWPSIWKRHIGENYDSNTYATLISQRDGLAENIDREVAQIAGEIRREMENEIHIGKLVIKPNSPMTPRPSLIIETIFRTYMPEFLGIIDYHSASRTYEREVVGTVDLNLQSTIQRQKQQTLYNWREKYKNIKAELAASYVLGLIAEKSGSTSTDDLPKTLSEMFRSFFPDKSFSGPVPGGDGRLNFPVHLITGEEHDIDELSSGEKELIHGYLRLRSSSPRNSVLLLDEPELHLNPRMLQGLVEFYHAHLGRALNNQIWLVTHSDALLRQAVGNQAFSVYHMSSPTGHHDNQALEVKTSDRLDEAVVEIVGDLAAYKPRAKVVIVEGGGDVEVDVKIIASLFPRFYSDVNVVPGGPKKRVRDLYEALENVANRAGLTERFFAITDKDMDVADVPLRRNVFTWDRYHIENYLLEPRYIKLVLDVTLDRKFFSNEREVLTALRDSASKLIDGLVVRQLREEINNSLVRAININAAPDSRRPSEDLAPSIKGSIDRLAKLGTEYRDIAKLREREESFRVKWTEALKTDAWIREFPGRDVLKRFVDLHVTGANYPVFRNLIIEKMVLDKHEPEGMRSALSQVHAF; the protein is encoded by the coding sequence GTGTTTCTGAGAAGAGTGGAGATCGAAAACTTTCGCGGGATCGATGAATTCAAAGCAAAAGACTTGAAAGACCTGGTCGTCATTGCTGGACCAAATGGGTGTGGGAAGAGTTGTGTGCTCGATGCCATCAGGCTTCTGAAATCAGTATACGGCGGATATCAAGATAATGAATGGCAAATGTGGTTTGGTGAGTTCGGCATTGATATCTCAAACTTTGAAGGACTTTCTCGCCTATTTAGAAATAAGGAGCGACCCGTAGTAATAGAAGTTGATTTTGAACTAACAGAGAACGAGAGAAATTATCTACAGAATAACGTCGAGAACCTTCTGTGGCCTTCTATTTGGAAACGACACATAGGCGAGAACTATGATTCGAATACCTATGCCACTCTGATCAGTCAACGCGACGGATTGGCGGAGAATATCGATAGAGAAGTAGCCCAAATTGCAGGTGAAATAAGAAGAGAAATGGAAAACGAGATTCACATAGGCAAACTCGTTATCAAGCCGAACTCGCCTATGACACCTCGCCCCTCACTAATTATAGAGACTATATTCCGTACTTATATGCCTGAATTTCTGGGAATAATTGATTATCATAGTGCATCAAGAACTTATGAGCGTGAAGTTGTTGGTACAGTTGACCTCAACTTGCAGTCTACAATTCAGCGACAAAAACAGCAGACTTTGTACAATTGGCGCGAGAAATATAAGAATATTAAGGCAGAACTTGCCGCGAGTTATGTGCTAGGCCTGATTGCAGAAAAGAGCGGCTCTACGTCAACTGATGACTTGCCAAAAACTCTCAGTGAAATGTTCCGCAGTTTTTTCCCCGATAAGTCATTTTCGGGGCCCGTACCGGGTGGAGACGGGCGACTTAATTTTCCCGTCCATCTAATCACAGGAGAGGAGCACGATATCGATGAATTGAGCTCCGGTGAGAAGGAGCTTATTCATGGATACCTTCGACTCAGAAGTTCATCTCCTCGCAATTCTGTACTTTTGCTCGATGAACCGGAGCTTCACCTAAACCCTAGAATGTTGCAGGGGCTAGTTGAGTTCTACCATGCCCACTTGGGTCGTGCACTGAACAATCAGATTTGGCTTGTTACCCATTCTGATGCCCTGCTCCGACAGGCTGTCGGAAATCAAGCTTTTAGCGTTTACCACATGAGCAGTCCAACTGGTCACCATGATAATCAGGCTTTGGAGGTAAAGACCTCGGATCGCCTTGATGAGGCAGTCGTTGAGATCGTAGGAGATTTGGCTGCCTACAAACCTCGGGCGAAAGTAGTCATTGTTGAAGGCGGCGGAGACGTCGAAGTCGATGTAAAGATCATAGCTTCCTTGTTTCCGAGGTTTTATAGTGATGTCAATGTGGTTCCGGGAGGACCAAAAAAGCGAGTTCGGGATCTGTATGAAGCTCTAGAGAATGTTGCCAATAGAGCCGGATTGACTGAACGCTTTTTCGCAATTACCGATAAGGATATGGATGTTGCTGACGTTCCTTTGAGACGAAATGTCTTCACTTGGGATCGCTATCACATCGAGAACTACCTGCTAGAACCTAGGTATATCAAGCTGGTTCTTGATGTGACTCTTGATCGAAAGTTCTTCTCAAACGAACGAGAGGTGTTGACCGCGCTTCGCGACAGCGCTAGCAAACTTATTGATGGGCTAGTTGTGCGACAACTTCGGGAGGAGATAAACAACTCGCTCGTACGCGCGATCAACATCAATGCGGCGCCGGACTCTAGAAGGCCTTCTGAAGATTTGGCTCCCTCGATCAAAGGATCTATTGATCGCCTTGCTAAGCTCGGAACAGAGTATCGCGATATTGCTAAACTTCGAGAGCGCGAGGAGAGCTTCAGGGTGAAATGGACAGAAGCATTGAAAACCGATGCTTGGATTAGGGAATTTCCGGGCCGAGATGTTTTGAAGCGTTTCGTGGACCTGCATGTAACTGGCGCCAATTATCCAGTCTTTCGGAATCTGATAATTGAGAAAATGGTCCTAGATAAGCATGAGCCAGAGGGCATGCGTTCGGCATTGAGTCAAGTTCATGCTTTCTAG
- a CDS encoding DUF899 domain-containing protein, with amino-acid sequence MTAKALPSVVDAETWQRHLDELRAREKAATRELDAIAAQRRRLPMVEMPAYTLEGEEGPVSLADVFDGRSQLIVYNHMWFPGEEWQCPGCTGFTSQFARLEFLDAYDARFVIVTQGPIKDALAYRRRVGNKMTWYSTADSPFGADVGAPPGGGFAVNVFLRDGDTVYRTWHTTGRGTEQLSHTFPLIDLLPYGRQEEWQDVPEGWPQSPTYSRWPSAEEIAAHYGQDA; translated from the coding sequence ATGACCGCCAAGGCACTACCGTCCGTCGTGGACGCCGAGACCTGGCAGCGCCACCTCGACGAGCTGCGCGCACGCGAGAAGGCCGCCACCCGCGAACTCGACGCGATCGCCGCCCAGCGCCGCCGCCTGCCCATGGTCGAGATGCCCGCCTACACGCTGGAGGGCGAGGAGGGCCCGGTCAGCCTGGCCGACGTCTTCGACGGCCGGTCCCAGCTGATCGTCTACAACCACATGTGGTTCCCCGGCGAGGAGTGGCAGTGCCCGGGGTGCACGGGCTTCACGTCCCAGTTCGCACGGCTGGAGTTCCTGGACGCCTACGACGCCAGGTTCGTCATCGTCACCCAGGGCCCCATCAAGGACGCCCTCGCCTACAGACGACGCGTCGGCAACAAGATGACCTGGTACTCCACAGCGGACAGCCCGTTCGGCGCCGACGTGGGCGCCCCTCCCGGCGGCGGCTTCGCGGTCAACGTCTTCCTGCGCGACGGCGACACCGTCTACCGCACCTGGCACACCACCGGCCGGGGCACCGAGCAACTGAGCCACACCTTCCCCCTGATCGACCTGCTCCCCTACGGCCGCCAGGAGGAGTGGCAGGACGTCCCCGAAGGCTGGCCCCAGTCCCCCACCTACAGCCGCTGGCCCAGCGCCGAGGAGATAGCCGCCCACTACGGCCAGGACGCCTGA
- a CDS encoding alpha/beta hydrolase family protein: MNRLRLFCRTVPLMVLAALTAVALPVRADDATSVREGDINGVPYRVEVPARWNGTLLMWSHGAYSLEYPAPSEISLTNHPATRQWLLDHGYALAASQFRVSRGWGVVEFGLKDQIDLLDWFTANVGKPRRTVSAGSSAGGLTSVLLAERNPGRFAGVVSLCGVLGGTTGHFNSALDTNYAIKTLLAPDLELVRVKDPQANLSGARRALGTALGDPGGRARLALAAALADIPGRYTSRAPAPDTLAGQIEQQVYYAAYDRGAFWGANRTDIEKLAGGNPSWNTGVDYRTIFARSSQKALVKRAYQEAGLSLRDDLRRLNAAPRVKADPAAVRYLDRFGTPSGRTPWPVVTLHSTGDGNVPPENQRWYAAQVRDPANLRQLYVDRGYHCSFTASEEIATLRALLTRMNTAHWPDTRPAALNDSAAALPSEYQTVFDTDPQPGLQPATPAFTHYRPGHYLRP, encoded by the coding sequence ATGAATCGACTCCGCCTGTTCTGCCGCACCGTTCCGCTGATGGTGCTCGCCGCGTTGACCGCGGTCGCCCTCCCCGTCCGCGCCGACGACGCCACGAGCGTGCGTGAGGGCGACATCAACGGAGTCCCCTACCGCGTCGAGGTCCCCGCCCGCTGGAACGGGACGCTCCTGATGTGGAGCCACGGCGCGTACAGCCTGGAGTACCCCGCGCCCTCGGAGATCTCGCTGACGAACCACCCGGCCACGAGGCAGTGGCTGCTCGACCACGGGTACGCGCTGGCGGCCTCCCAGTTCCGCGTCTCGCGCGGCTGGGGGGTGGTCGAATTCGGGCTGAAGGACCAGATCGACCTGCTCGACTGGTTCACCGCGAACGTCGGAAAGCCCCGGCGCACCGTCTCGGCGGGCTCGTCCGCCGGCGGACTGACCTCGGTACTCCTGGCGGAGCGCAACCCCGGCCGCTTCGCCGGGGTGGTCTCCCTCTGCGGGGTGCTCGGCGGCACGACGGGCCACTTCAACAGCGCCCTCGACACCAACTACGCGATCAAGACGCTCCTGGCGCCCGACCTGGAACTGGTGCGCGTCAAGGACCCGCAGGCCAACCTCTCGGGCGCCCGCCGCGCCCTCGGGACCGCCCTGGGCGACCCCGGCGGACGCGCCCGCCTCGCCCTCGCCGCCGCCCTCGCGGACATTCCCGGCCGCTACACGTCCCGGGCGCCCGCACCGGACACGCTCGCCGGCCAGATCGAGCAGCAGGTCTACTACGCCGCCTACGACCGGGGCGCCTTCTGGGGCGCCAACCGCACCGACATCGAGAAGCTCGCCGGCGGCAACCCGTCCTGGAACACCGGCGTGGACTACCGGACGATCTTCGCCCGCTCCAGCCAGAAGGCCCTGGTGAAGCGCGCCTACCAGGAGGCCGGTCTGAGCCTCCGCGACGACCTCAGGCGCCTGAACGCGGCACCGCGCGTCAAGGCGGACCCGGCGGCCGTCCGCTACCTCGACCGCTTCGGCACCCCGTCCGGCCGCACGCCGTGGCCGGTCGTCACCCTCCACTCCACGGGCGACGGCAACGTCCCGCCGGAGAACCAGCGCTGGTACGCCGCCCAGGTACGCGACCCGGCGAACCTGAGGCAGCTCTACGTCGACCGCGGCTACCACTGCTCCTTCACCGCCTCCGAGGAGATCGCGACACTGCGGGCCCTCCTCACCCGGATGAACACCGCCCACTGGCCCGACACCCGGCCGGCTGCACTCAACGATTCCGCCGCCGCGCTTCCCTCCGAGTACCAGACGGTCTTCGACACAGACCCCCAGCCAGGCCTGCAGCCCGCGACCCCGGCCTTCACCCACTACCGCCCCGGCCACTACCTGCGTCCATAA
- a CDS encoding barstar family protein — protein sequence MCPGGYFGGCLDALADCLTGAIGYTSPATLLWRDASTAREHPSRALTPEGRPDDLLAETLDVLAKGGMHVTMT from the coding sequence ATCTGCCCGGGCGGCTACTTCGGCGGCTGCCTGGACGCCCTGGCCGACTGCCTGACCGGCGCCATCGGCTACACGTCCCCCGCCACCCTGCTCTGGCGCGACGCCTCGACCGCCCGCGAGCACCCGTCCCGAGCCCTGACGCCGGAGGGCCGACCCGACGACCTGCTCGCCGAAACCCTCGACGTACTGGCCAAGGGCGGCATGCACGTCACCATGACATGA
- a CDS encoding ArsR/SmtB family transcription factor, producing MLRLWLDYDDLIRIRITPGLSPLAQTVLGAQALRGVGPEPVPGPWRSRTRAGLTGPSRLLLDLVPPGRWIPDFLTPYTLVPGFEPELDAVASTPVRRIRDELERSCGPRPPAPWLPRLAGGDGEIMRTLVRGLRDFHRVALADSWSGLSDHLCAEAARHARTMARDGIGGLLGSLHPAVRWSSPVLEIETLRDGDVRLRGRGLLLMPSVFVTGPRVLVAGDGPATVVVPSSRPLSGTGDTLPQVFGRTRAAVIRLVGADGELTTGTLAARLGVSAASASQHATALRGAGLLTSERRGKTVHHALTPLGERFLRGGEPPE from the coding sequence ATGCTCCGGCTCTGGCTCGACTATGACGACCTCATCCGGATTCGCATCACTCCCGGCCTCTCGCCGCTCGCCCAGACCGTTCTCGGCGCGCAGGCCCTGCGCGGCGTCGGGCCGGAGCCGGTTCCCGGCCCGTGGCGGTCGCGGACGCGCGCGGGGCTCACCGGCCCGTCCCGCCTCCTGCTCGACCTGGTGCCGCCCGGGCGCTGGATCCCCGACTTCCTGACGCCGTACACGCTCGTGCCGGGGTTCGAGCCGGAGCTCGACGCCGTCGCCTCGACGCCCGTCCGGCGGATCCGCGACGAACTGGAGCGGTCCTGCGGGCCGCGGCCGCCGGCCCCGTGGCTGCCCCGCCTCGCCGGAGGAGACGGGGAGATCATGCGGACGCTGGTCCGCGGGCTCCGGGACTTCCACCGGGTCGCGCTGGCGGACTCGTGGTCCGGCCTCAGCGACCACCTGTGCGCCGAAGCGGCCCGCCACGCCCGGACGATGGCCCGCGACGGGATCGGCGGCCTGCTCGGGAGCCTGCATCCCGCCGTCCGCTGGTCGTCCCCGGTCCTGGAGATCGAGACGCTGCGCGACGGCGACGTCCGACTCAGGGGGCGCGGGCTCCTCCTGATGCCCTCGGTGTTCGTCACGGGACCGCGCGTCCTGGTGGCCGGCGACGGCCCGGCGACCGTGGTGGTCCCCTCGTCGCGGCCGCTCAGCGGGACGGGCGACACCCTGCCGCAGGTGTTCGGCCGGACCCGGGCCGCCGTGATCCGGCTGGTCGGCGCGGACGGGGAGCTCACGACCGGGACGCTGGCGGCCCGGCTCGGGGTCAGCGCGGCCTCCGCCTCCCAGCACGCCACCGCCCTGCGCGGCGCGGGCCTGCTCACCAGCGAGCGCCGGGGCAAGACGGTGCACCACGCGCTGACGCCGCTCGGGGAGCGGTTCCTGCGCGGCGGGGAGCCGCCGGAGTGA
- a CDS encoding DUF1877 family protein: MGYWMWLTRYDGAEVAALLDHPHGLHAGLRRLRNVWDDLPLELGYDPSGSLGKLEEIDTHRAWDALHVLLTGQPNEDYERVSGDPPACDAVMGGLVMNETGEGSLLHVPRLLRPDQVRAVDDFLRALDRDALIRERHAFLKETQPYSFEGWGRLQSGESWDMVDHGVLAQTFDTVRDFYARAATAGNAVIKEIV; the protein is encoded by the coding sequence ATGGGCTACTGGATGTGGCTGACCAGGTACGACGGCGCCGAGGTCGCCGCCTTGCTCGATCACCCGCACGGCTTGCACGCGGGCCTCAGGCGGCTCCGGAACGTCTGGGACGACCTGCCCCTGGAGCTCGGCTACGACCCGTCCGGCTCCCTGGGCAAACTAGAGGAGATAGACACCCATCGGGCCTGGGACGCCCTGCACGTCCTGCTGACCGGCCAGCCGAACGAGGACTACGAGCGCGTCTCCGGAGACCCGCCCGCCTGCGACGCGGTGATGGGCGGCCTCGTCATGAACGAAACCGGAGAAGGCTCCCTGTTGCACGTCCCGCGCCTCCTGCGCCCCGACCAGGTGCGCGCGGTGGACGATTTCCTCCGCGCCCTGGACCGCGACGCGCTGATCCGTGAGCGCCACGCATTCCTCAAAGAGACGCAGCCCTACTCGTTCGAAGGATGGGGACGCCTGCAGAGCGGCGAATCCTGGGACATGGTGGACCACGGCGTCCTCGCGCAGACCTTCGACACCGTCCGAGACTTCTACGCTCGCGCCGCCACCGCCGGCAACGCCGTCATCAAGGAAATCGTCTAG